The genomic region ACCGACCCCGGAACCGCACCCGGGAGGCGGACGAGGACGGTCGTGCCGCTGCTACTCTCCGATTCGTTCTCCCCACTCCCCGTTGCTTCGAACGCGACGCTCCCCCCGAGCGCCGTCACGGTCCAGTTGACCAGCCACAGTCCGAGCCCGCTCCCGTGGGCCAACGCGGTCTCCTCGCCGGCGTCGATGACCTGTCGCTCGTGGTCGGGGATGCCCGGGCCGTCGTCGGCGACGGCGAACACCGCTGTCCCGTCGTCCTCGACCGCGGTCAGTGTGATCGTTACGTGCGGGTCGGTGCCGTCGTCGTGTTCGAGCCCGTTCTCGATCAGGTTCGCGAACACCACCTCGACGAGGTCGGGGTTCGTCTCCAGCTGGAACGCTTCGGGAACCGCGACGGTGACCCCGCCGTCGTCGAACTCGGCTTCGAGTCGGTCGCCGAGCGCCGCGAGGAGCTCGGCCATCGCGACGGTTTCGCGGGAACGCACGTCCCCGCCCATCGTCTGCTCGATGGTCCGGGCCTTCTCGCCGAGTTCGATGAGCCCGCGCGTCTCGTCCTCGGCGGTCTCCAGCATCCACAGCACCTCGTCGTCCTCCACCAGATCGGCCGCACCTTGCAGGTAGCCTTGCACGACGGTCAGGTCGTTCCGGAGGTTGTGTCGGAGGACCCGGTTCAGGACGGTGAGGCGCTGTTTGCGCCGAATCTCGTCGGTGACGTCCTGCAACAGGACGGTGTAGCCGACGTGGGTGCCGGCGACGTCCCGGAGCGGCGACGTGACCAGCTTGTAGGTCGCGTAGCTCCCCTCCTGCGTCAGCGTGAGCGTCTGGTCGGTCGCGGCGAGGTCGATGTCGTCGACACCGAGGTACTCGACCAGTCGCACCGTGAGCGCGGTCTGCTTATCCACGCCCAGCGCGGCCTCCGCCGGCGCGTTCAGCGTGACGATGCGCCCCTTCTCGTCGACGACGATGATGGGACTCCCGAGGTCGTCGAGGGCAGCCCGTTCGCCCGTCCGTCGTGTGGTCGGATTGAACTCGAACATATCGCTCCGGAAGAGGGCGTAGGTGTCGAGCGCGATGTGGGGGAGGAACATGATGGGGACGAGGTTCAACTGCGGTGCGGGCCCGAGGTCGAACGTCCAGAGTGTGAACGCGGCCACCGGTGGAATCGGCGTCAGCGCGACGGCCACGGCCTGCTTGCGGTACAGTGGGCCGAAGCTGATAACCGTGTCCAGCAGCAGCGCCATCCCGACGACCGACACGAGGACAATGCCGACGAACTGGAGTCGAATCAGGGGCGAGTGGACGTACGAGACGGTCGCCGCACCGTATATCGGGTCGAGGCGAAAGTCCTGCCAGACGAGGTGGTGCCACGGGTTCGTGACGACAAGCAGGTCGAAGCCGAGCCCGAACAGGGCAACGGCCCTGAACCACCACGTCCTGACGAGGTGGCCTCGCCCCGTGTAGGCCGCCGCGAACCCGAGGTAGCCGACGACGACGACCGTCCCGGCCAGCCAGAACAGCATCTCCAGGGCCTCGCGGAGCCACAGGGGGTCGAACACGAGCATCGCGACCCCCTGTGAGAAACAGAGGCCGACCTGCGCGACGATGACGGCGAAGAACCACCGTGCGCCGGGTTTCTCGCGGAAGTCCCACAGGTACCAGAGGAACGCGAGGTTGGCCACTCCGGCCGCCAGCGAGCCCACGACCGGCCACGAGACCGCTTGCACGATACTCGACAGTGCGAGGCAGGGTACTTGGCCGTTGTCCCCAACGGTGTCGGCAGCGGTCCGCTGTGACTCCCGGCACCGAGCAATGCCGTTTTTTCCATGGGGGCCCTACAGGTGACCTGATGCTGGAGTATCACGTCCTGTTCGTCGTGTTGTTGGTCGGGACGGAGGCCTTCTTCACCCTCCTGTCCCTGTTGAACGTCCGGTACGGCGCGGCGACCGCCCGCGCCGAGTCCGAGTGGATGCACGAGACACTCGGGGTCGACGACCTGGACGCGGTCCTCGACTACCAGCGCGCCCGGACCGGGCTGTCGCTGGTCTCGACCTGGGTCGCCCTCGGGTTCCTGCTCGTCGCACTCTACACCGGCCTCATCAGCGACGTGGTCGGGGCGCTCGCCGCGAGCGGCCTGCCCGAACTCGCACAGGGTGTCGTCTTCGTCGCCCTGTTGCTCCTCGCAGGCCAGCTGGTGAACATCCCGTTCGACCTGTACGGGACCTTCGTGGTCGAAGAGCAGTTCGGCTTCAACAACCAGTCGCCGAAACTGTGGGTCAAGGACTTCGTCCTCGGGCTGGTCGTGAGCACGCTCATCGTCTCGCTGCTCGCCGGGGCGGTCCTCTGGTTCGTGAGCGCCCTGCCCACCTACTGGCCGGCCGCGGCGTGGGCGCTGGTCGTCGCTTTCTCGCTCGCGATGCTGGTCATCAAGCCGCGGGTCATCGACCCGATATTCAACGACTTCACGCCGGTCGAGGAGTCCGACCTCCGCGACGCGGTCGACGACGTGTTCGAGCGCGCCGGCTTCCGCTGCGACCAGGTGTACGAGATGGACGCGAGCAAGCGCTCCGGACACTCGAACGCCTACTTCACCGGCTTCGGCCGGACCAAGCGCGTGGTGCTGTACGACACGCTGGTCGAGCAGATGGAGGTCGACGAGATACAGGCGGTCCTCGCCCACGAACTCGCACACTGGAAGCGCGGCCACATCTGGAAGTTCGTCGCACTCGCAGCGGTCCAGTTCGCGGTCGTCTTCGGCGTCCTGGGCTACCTCGTGAGCCAGGGCTGGCTCTACACGATGTTCGGGCTGCCACAGCTCGAGTACGCGGGTCTCTTCGTCGCCATCCTGTTCGTCGGGCCGGTCATGCAGCTGACCTCGCCCATCCAGAACTACTTCTCGCTCGCCTACGAGCGCGAAGCCGACACCTTCGCGGTCGAGACGATGGGGTCGTCGCCGATGGCGAGTGCCCTGGCGAACCTCGCCAGCGAGAACATGTCGAACCCGTTCCCGCACCCGCTCTACGAGACGTTCCACTACGACCACCCGCCCATTCCGGAGCGCATCCGCTACATCGAGGCGATGGGTGACGGTGGCGACTCGGCAAGCGACGGGCCTGCTGGTGAGGATACCCCGACGGCGGACTGAGAGGCACTCGACTCGGTGACGGCGCAGCAGTGATACTCCTTCTCGCGGTGTATGTCACCATCCTCGTAGCGGCAAGGCTGGGGGGACGA from Haloarchaeobius sp. HME9146 harbors:
- a CDS encoding histidine kinase N-terminal 7TM domain-containing protein, which encodes MQAVSWPVVGSLAAGVANLAFLWYLWDFREKPGARWFFAVIVAQVGLCFSQGVAMLVFDPLWLREALEMLFWLAGTVVVVGYLGFAAAYTGRGHLVRTWWFRAVALFGLGFDLLVVTNPWHHLVWQDFRLDPIYGAATVSYVHSPLIRLQFVGIVLVSVVGMALLLDTVISFGPLYRKQAVAVALTPIPPVAAFTLWTFDLGPAPQLNLVPIMFLPHIALDTYALFRSDMFEFNPTTRRTGERAALDDLGSPIIVVDEKGRIVTLNAPAEAALGVDKQTALTVRLVEYLGVDDIDLAATDQTLTLTQEGSYATYKLVTSPLRDVAGTHVGYTVLLQDVTDEIRRKQRLTVLNRVLRHNLRNDLTVVQGYLQGAADLVEDDEVLWMLETAEDETRGLIELGEKARTIEQTMGGDVRSRETVAMAELLAALGDRLEAEFDDGGVTVAVPEAFQLETNPDLVEVVFANLIENGLEHDDGTDPHVTITLTAVEDDGTAVFAVADDGPGIPDHERQVIDAGEETALAHGSGLGLWLVNWTVTALGGSVAFEATGSGENESESSSGTTVLVRLPGAVPGSVERPLSQASP
- a CDS encoding M48 family metallopeptidase, which codes for MLEYHVLFVVLLVGTEAFFTLLSLLNVRYGAATARAESEWMHETLGVDDLDAVLDYQRARTGLSLVSTWVALGFLLVALYTGLISDVVGALAASGLPELAQGVVFVALLLLAGQLVNIPFDLYGTFVVEEQFGFNNQSPKLWVKDFVLGLVVSTLIVSLLAGAVLWFVSALPTYWPAAAWALVVAFSLAMLVIKPRVIDPIFNDFTPVEESDLRDAVDDVFERAGFRCDQVYEMDASKRSGHSNAYFTGFGRTKRVVLYDTLVEQMEVDEIQAVLAHELAHWKRGHIWKFVALAAVQFAVVFGVLGYLVSQGWLYTMFGLPQLEYAGLFVAILFVGPVMQLTSPIQNYFSLAYEREADTFAVETMGSSPMASALANLASENMSNPFPHPLYETFHYDHPPIPERIRYIEAMGDGGDSASDGPAGEDTPTAD